The genome window GCTATGGATGCCCAACGACAAGCCCCCCGCCAACGGCGGGGGGCTTTGTGCTTTATACAACATTATTTGAATTCAGTTCCGGGGCAGGTACTTGAACGACACCAGCCGGGAATGCCCGGAAAGGTGGTGGTTGATGAACTCGGCCAGCAGCCGGATCAGGAACAGCGAATCGGCGGTATCCATCGGCGGCAGGTAATCATGCTGCTGCCAGAAATCAAGTCCCTTCAGCACCGGCCGGGTCAGGGCCACCGATTCCCCGTGCTTTTTGCAGCAGCCGGGGCAAAGCAGCCCCCCCAGCGAAAGGGAGAACAGGAACAGTTCATCCCGGGCCGTCTTCCGGCAATCCAGGCAGCGGTCCAAAACCGGGTGGTAGCCCAGGTTGTTGATGGAGGCCAAACAGAACTCGGCCAGAGGATGCTGGGGGCCGGGGCTGTGCTCCAGCGCCTTGATCAGCACCAGCAGATTGTTGAATAGGGCCAAATTCGGGGATTCCAGATCGGTGGCCCGGTAGGCCACTTCCAGGGCCGGGGCCAAAAACCCCAGGTTCTCCGTCCTGCAGGCCTGGCCGGGGTAAAAAACCACCGAGGCCTCGGAGGCGGTGTGGATCTCGGACCGGATGCTGCGGTAAAAAACTACCTGGGATAATGTCCCGGGATCGAAAGCCGCCCCGAACTTGCTTTTGGTGCGGCGGACGCCCTTGGCCATGAACTTCATCCGGCCGAATTTCCGGGTAAAGGCGTGGACGATCCGGCTGGACTCGGACCAGTTCTGGGTCTTGAGGATGACGGCTTCGGTGCGCTGGATCATTGGTTCTTGCCATTCATTCTGTGGGAGTGCTCTGCCCGGCGCCGTCCGGCGGGCCGGCCTTGGAAGACAGTTTGACCAGCCGCCTGGCCCGGACCGCCATGATCCTCCGCTTGCGCACCGCCTCCACCGTGAACTCCCAGGCCGGCTGGTCTTTAGGCCATTTGAGCTTTTCCCCGGAGGACGGCACCTTGCCGGCGATGTCGTAGATGAAACCGCCCAGGGTCTCAAAACCCTCGGTGGGAAAATCGGAGCCCAGGGCTTCGTTCAACTGCTCGATGTCTATCCGGGCGTCGATGCGGTAGG of bacterium contains these proteins:
- the recO gene encoding DNA repair protein RecO — translated: MIQRTEAVILKTQNWSESSRIVHAFTRKFGRMKFMAKGVRRTKSKFGAAFDPGTLSQVVFYRSIRSEIHTASEASVVFYPGQACRTENLGFLAPALEVAYRATDLESPNLALFNNLLVLIKALEHSPGPQHPLAEFCLASINNLGYHPVLDRCLDCRKTARDELFLFSLSLGGLLCPGCCKKHGESVALTRPVLKGLDFWQQHDYLPPMDTADSLFLIRLLAEFINHHLSGHSRLVSFKYLPRN